The Archocentrus centrarchus isolate MPI-CPG fArcCen1 chromosome 18 unlocalized genomic scaffold, fArcCen1 scaffold_23_ctg1, whole genome shotgun sequence genome contains a region encoding:
- the snx15 gene encoding sorting nexin-15 — MSRKPKEEHHRFFTVTDPRTHEKGHTEYRVTARFVSKRHPEDVKEVVVWRRFSELKKLHGELAYTHRNLFRRQEEFPPFPRAQLFGRFDEAVIEERRKAAEVMLQFTTSIPALYNSPQLKDFFRGGEVTRPLDPSPLSSAGPLPPPLIPLPKRRASDCEPAEEEEGREAPTLPQDLGNNLSLEVGEPEVAAEAYSEIGGSPREEEHEELSDAELDDRVPSPFTNHESKETQEEFDSLFDSVAEGLPSPKEEVPPPLSDTDLAVFDPCYKQDRSSSSTGHLELFSLPTNSLDGEDGGYLNQAAKELTAAMEQEKEGEISSAICGYRMAVDILITGVQGDTDPVRRESVMRRTAQYLKHAETLVDRHSSPTHTHTPTRAQDP, encoded by the exons ATGTCACGGAAACCCAAAGAGGAGCATCACCGGTTCTTCACCGTCACCGACCCGCGCACCCACGAGAAGGGCCACACCGAGTACAGAGTGACAGCGAGG TTTGTGTCCAAGCGCCATCCAGAAGATGTGAAGGAGGTGGTTGTGTGGAGGAGGTtctcagagctgaagaagctccACGGGGAGCTGGCCTACACGCACAGGAACCTGTTCAGAAGACAGGAGGAGTTTCCGCCTTTTCCCCGAGCACAACTTTTTG GAAGGTTTGATGAGGCTGTGATAGAGGAAAGGAGAAAGGCGGCAGAGGTCATGCTTCAGTTTACTACCAGCATACCTGCTCTGTACAACAGCCCACAGCTCAAGGACTTCTTCAGA GGTGGCGAGGTAACAAGGCCTCTGGATCCCTCGCCTCTCTCCTCTGCGGGgcctctgcctcctcctctcATCCCCCTCCCCAAGCGTAGGGCATCGGACTGCGAGCctgctgaggaagaggagggcagGGAGGCTCCCACCTTGCCCCAGGACCTGGGCAACAACCTGAGCTTAGAAGTGGGAGAACCAGAAGTGGCAGCCGAGGCCTACAGCGAGATCGGAGGATCTCCAAGAGAAGAAGAACACGAGGAGCTTAGTGACGCAGAGCTGGATGACCGAG TCCCATCTCCATTCACAAACCACGAGTCAAAAGAGACCCAGGAGGAATTTGACTCACTATTTGACTCTGTGGCAGAGGGACTTCCATCCCCAAAGGAAGAAGTCCCCCCTCCATTATCTGATACTGACTTGGCTGTTTTTGATCCCTGCTATAAACAAG ATAGATCCAGTTCTTCCACTGGGCACTTAGAGTTATTCTCACTACCAACAAACAGTCTGGATGGAGAGGATGGGGGTTACTTAAACCAAGCGGCCAAGGAGCTGACAGCTGCCATGgagcaggagaaggagggagaaATTAGTTCTGCCATTTGTGGATATAGGATGGCAGTAGATATACTGATCACTGGAGTACAGG GAGACACGGATCCAGTACGCAGGGAGTCTGTGATGCGAAGGACAGCGCAGTACCTGAAGCACGCTGAGACGCTGGTGGACAGGCACTCCTCacccactcacactcacacgccTACCCGTGCACAGGACCCCtag
- the prox3 gene encoding prospero homeobox 3 has protein sequence MMDSPTDLFDDSAPQIHTFAPTLNSSDLPGIHPQAGADRLTPAFRPPGFPLIHHLLQPGGGPRRIGGLLNTSLSTHRHLEDRNMEDDEGERDEHMEQRMEGGDEGAMEGKDNLLAVKKRHNDAALAAEWSQDILKVKRMKLENRQRDGETDEGGKQGGREGRRREREELKEQLEEARERLQALQEKVWRAFGEKHMAEEEKKRKRRNRSSGGVDGREEDVGIMEEEDITEGMYDEEDTDGGEMEKESFSLLSESPFDSFHKRKDELQKDREGRMERGRGGGLHLDGVMEGSGLWLDCGGLVRGDWDIGIDDESEEGGQKFAQALKLELGSAVARVIDRVLRLYTEMTDFTPSSPPAAISFLPSDPGSDGGKEKAVWMGLLTRGRREETTSDKEEKTRGQEGEREKQLHKMSNGGALPPRPLRRTEPSDLAMPLALQRSPDTRKAYPLLGPPLPTHLNPSHPNLSLHHPSLPRPPPLSHPPLLPPASQPKDHSSSSSFHPSSTSSSSSSSSFPAPPPPPPPPPPPLPLPLLHYSMQQLFSRSLHHPQLPHLPSSRKDYLNSDPFLEFSSHPSSHPTFPPLPLLGHLDPSLARHVHGGRERERVMRGDGGMRGGGGGMDGGELYLTAGGTQEGLSPCHLKKAKLMFFYTRYPSSNTLKTYFPDVKFNRCVTSQMIKWFSNFREFFYIQMERFARQAVREALTRDGASRIGRESQLRVGRDTELYRILNMHYNKSNIYQVPERFIEVAEVALREFYSAIWTGRDSDPCWKKGIYKIICKLDSPLPDAFRLPGCPVG, from the exons A TGATGGATTCACCCACAGATCTTTTTGATGATTCTGCTCCCCAGATACATACATTTGCTCCCACTCTCAACTCCTCAGATCTCCCTGGAATTCATCCTCAGGCTGGTGCCGACCGCCTTACTCCTGCTTTTAGACCCCCTGGCTTCCCCCTGATCCACCATCTCCTTCAGCCAGGTGGAGGCCCCAGGAGGATTGGAGGGTTACTGAACACCAGCCTGAGTACCCACAGACACCTGGAGGACAGAAATATGGAGGATGATGAAGGAGAGAGGGACGAACATATGGAGCAAAGAATGGAAGGTGGAGATGAGGGAGCGATGGAGGGAAAGGACAACTTGTTGGCGGTTAAGAAGAGGCACAATGATGCAGCCCTCGCAGCAGAGTGGAGTCAAGACATCCTGAAAGTGAAGAGGATGAAGCTCGAAAACCGACAGCGAGATGGAGAGACAGATGAGGGAGGCAAGcaaggagggagggaagggaggaggagggaaagggAAGAGCTGAaagaacagctggaggaggcaaGAGAGAGACTGCAGGCTCTGCAGGAGAAAGTGTGGAGAGCTTTTGGGGAAAAGCACAtggcagaggaggagaagaaaaggaagCGCAGAAACAGAAGCAGTGGTGGAGTTGATGGAAGAGAAGAAGATGTGGGGAtaatggaggaggaggacattACAGAAGGGATGTACGATGAAGAGGACACTGATGGTGGAGAGATGGAAAAGGAGTCATTTTCCCTGCTTTCTGAGTCCCCTTTTGACAGCTTCCACAAACGGAAAGACGAGCTGCAAAAAGACAGAGAAGGAAGgatggagagaggaagaggaggagggttgCACTTGGATGGTGTGATGGAGGGATCGGGGTTGTGGTTGGACTGCGGAGGGTTGGTCAGAGGAGACTGGGATATAGGGATAGATGATGAGAGCGAGGAGGGAGGGCAGAAGTTTGCTCAGGCGCTGAAGCTGGAGTTGGGCAGTGCTGTGGCCCGGGTCATTGACCGAGTTCTCCGCCTTTACACCGAGATGACAGATTTcactccttcctctcctcctgctgctaTCTCATTTCTCCCATCTGATCCAGGAAGTGACGGAGGGAAGGAGAAGGCGGTGTGGATGGGGCTATTAACAAGAGGAAGACGAGAAGAAACAACGAGTGacaaggaggagaaaacaagagggcaggagggagaaagagagaagcagcTCCATAAGATGAGCAACGGGGGCGCCCTGCCCCCTCGGCCACTACGTCGAACTGAACCGTCAGATCTAGCGATGCCATTGGCTCTTCAAAGGTCACCTGACACACGAAAGGCCTACCCACTCCTTGGCCCACCTCTCCCCACTCACCTCAATCCCTCTCACCCAAACCTCTCCCTGCACCACCCTTCTTTGCCTCGTCCCCCTCCTCTTTCTCACCCTCCCCTCTTACCTCCAGCTTCGCAGCCCAAGGAccactcctcctcttcctcctttcacCCATCTtcaacctcctcctcttcttcctcatcttcttTCCCTgcacctccccctcctcccccgcctccccctcctcctctccctctccccttgCTCCACTACTCCATGCAGCAGCTTTTCTCCCGCTCACTTCACCACCCTCAACTCCCCCACCTCCCATCATCCCGCAAAGACTACTTGAACTCTGACCCTTTTTTGGAGTTCTCTTCTCACCCCTCGTCTCACCCCACCTTTCCCCCACTCCCCTTGCTCGGTCACCTGGACCCGTCACTTGCACGCCACGTGCacggggggagagagagggagagagtgatgaggggagatggaggcatgagaggaggaggaggagggatggaCGGAGGAGAGCTGTACCTGACTGCCGGGGGG ACCCAAGAGGGCTTGTCTCCCTGCCATCTGAAGAAAGCCAAGCTCATGTTCTTCTACACACGCTATCCCAGCTCCAACACGCTCAAGACATATTTCCCTGACGTCAAG TTTAATCGCTGTGTGACCTCCCAGATGATTAAATGGTTCAGTAACTTCAGAGAGTTCTTCTACATCCAGATGGAGCGCTTTGCACGCCAGGCTGTCCGCGAGGCTCTCACCCG GGATGGTGCATCTCGTATTGGCCGAGAGAGTCAGCTGCGAGTGGGCCGTGATACGGAGCTTTACCGCATACTGAACATGCACTACAATAAAAGTAACATCTACCAG GTTCCAGAGAGGTTCATCGAAGTGGCTGAAGTGGCTCTGAGAGAGTTTTACTCAGCCATTTGGACTGGGAGAGACAGCGACCCCTGCTGGAAGAAAGGAATATATAAAATTATCTGTAAACTTGACAGCCCTCTACCAGATGCGTTCAGACTGCCAGGCTGTCCGGTTGGCTAA